Proteins encoded within one genomic window of Humulus lupulus chromosome 1, drHumLupu1.1, whole genome shotgun sequence:
- the LOC133823996 gene encoding monosaccharide-sensing protein 2-like — protein MKGAIAVSIVATLGNMIQGWDSAVIAGTVIYIRQEFLLKTQMEGLVIAIALIGGILSTTISGGVSDRIGRRPMLLISSVLYLVSGLIMSWSPNVYVLLLARLLNGFGTGFVVTLVPIYISETAPSDIRGSLNTLPQFMGSSGMCLSSSMVFGVSLTASFSWRLMLAILCLPSFLYFALIVFYLPESPRWLVSKGRIDEAKQVLKTLRGITDDNVLMAELALLVEGLKPGGKSSVEEYVIAPANDILNPNREPNNGGNDQIRIYGPDSGQSWVAKPVGKGRSLLLTSHQGSSLTLEVDPLVALFGSIHEKVPESSTLGSNIFSGADQQPHHEHWDEENQPIDDSDDYEVDTEGVEEDLRSPLLSHDQRSSPRGSQVLGVRRNSSLCIEGNNNAGEVVSHSANIGAGWQIAWRWSERVGEDGNKEGELQRIFLRQEAITAPSRNGSIISVPAAVPEESEVVVPVAALVSHSAIGPQGPIKMCPQEDGGIEPVLNMESQKDVVKAVSWSDLMEPGVRRALAVGIGLQIFQQMSGINGVLYYAPQILEEAGVAVLLTNMGMNLISASLLLNSIITFLMLPAIVVCMRLMDISGRRALLLYTVPVLIVSLSLLVISSFFKLGTIMTAIISTPSVVIYLCSFVMAFGSIPNTLCSEIFPTRVRGLCITICATTYWCANILITYSFPILFEWIGLAGVFSIYAVGCILAWVFVYLKVPETKGMPLEVISEYFALGTIKSAEPVEITAAASANESTQN, from the exons ATGAAGGGAGCTATAGCAGTCTCTATTGTGGCAACCCTAGGAAATATGATACAGGGATGGGATAGTGCAGTCATTGCTG GCACCGTCATTTACATAAGACAGGAGTTCCTTTTAAAGACTCAAATGGAAGGGCTAGTAATAGCCATAGCTCTCATTGGGGGCATACTAAGCACAACCATCTCCGGCGGTGTCTCTGATCGGATCGGCCGACGTCCCATGCTTTTAATTTCCTCGGTGTTGTATCTTGTTAGCGGCCTAATAATGTCCTGGTCTCCAAATGTTTATGTTCTTCTGTTAGCTAGACTGCTCAACGGGTTTGGTACTGGTTTCGTGGTTACTCTTGTCCCCATTTACATCTCCGAAACGGCGCCGTCCGATATCAGGGGATCACTGAATACATTGCCACAGTTTATGGGATCCAGCGGGATGTGTTTGTCGTCTTCGATGGTGTTTGGGGTGTCATTGACGGCGTCTTTCAGCTGGAGATTGATGCTGGCAATTCTTTGTCTGCCATCGTTTTTGTACTTCGCTTTGATTGTGTTTTACTTGCCTGAATCTCCAAGATGGCTCGTGAGCAAGGGAAGAATAGATGAGGCCAAACAAGTCTTGAAGACACTCCGGGGCATCACTGATGATAATG tgcttaTGGCGGAGTTGGCCTTGCTGGTTGAGGGTCTTAAACCTGGAGGAAAATCATCCGTGGAGGAATACGTAATAGCCCCCGCTAATGACATCTTGAATCCTAATCGGGAACCAAACAATGGAGGAAATGATCAAATAAGAATCTACGGCCCTGATAGCGGTCAATCATGGGTGGCCAAACCTGTAGGCAAAGGACGAAGTCTCTTGTTGACTTCTCATCAAGGAAGCAGCCTCACTCTTGAGGTGGATCCTTTAGTCGCTCTCTTCGGCAGCATACATGAGAAAGTCCCCGAGAGTAGTACCCTAGGAAGCAACATTTTCTCCGGAGCGGATCAACAACCTCATCATGAGCACTGGGATGAGGAGAATCAACCAAT TGATGACAGTGATGACTATGAAGTAGATACAGAAGGAGTGGAAGAGGATTTGAGAAGCCCATTGCTGTCCCATGACCAAAGATCAAGCCCGCGAGGAAGTCAAGTGCTAGGAGTAAGACGAAACAGCAGCCTTTGCATAGAAGGGAATAATAATGCAGGTGAAGTAGTGAGCCACAGTGCGAACATAGGAGCCGGTTGGCAAATAGCGTGGAGGTGGAGCGAGCGAGTAGGCGAAGATGGGAACAAGGAAGGAGAGCTGCAAAGAATCTTTCTGCGCCAGGAGGCCATAACGGCGCCCTCTCGTAACGGATCGATCATCTCAGTCCCAGCTGCAGTTCCGGAAGAGAGTGAAGTAGTGGTTCCGGTGGCTGCCTTAGTTAGTCATTCGGCTATTGGTCCCCAAGGACCAATCAAAATGTGTCCTCAAGAAGATGGTGGGATAGAACCGGTTCTCAATATGGAATCGCAGAAAGATGTTGTTAAAGCGGTGAGTTGGAGTGATCTTATGGAGCCAGGAGTACGGCGGGCTTTGGCTGTTGGAATTGGACTTCAGATTTTTCAGCAG ATGTCTGGCATAAATGGAGTTCTGTACTACGCTCCGCAAATTCTAGAGGAAGCAGGCGTAGCCGTACTTCTAACAAATATGGGGATGAATCTCATTTCTGCGTCTTTGCTTTTAAATTCAATAATAACGTTCTTGATGCTTCCTGCCATTGTTGTTTGCATGCGGTTGATGGATATATCTGGTAGAAG GGCATTGCTACTCTACACCGTACCTGTGCTTATAGTGTCTCTTAGTTTACTAGTGATTAGCAGCTTTTTCAAGTTGGGGACTATCATGACTGCAATAATCTCCACTCCAAGTGTTGTAATCTACTTATGTTCGTTCGTGATGGCTTTTGGTTCAATTCCAAACACCCTATGCTCAGAGATATTCCCTACTCGTGTGCGGGGCTTATGTATTACTATATGTGCAACGACATATTGGTGTGCAAATATTCTCATAACTTATTCGTTTCCCATTCTCTTCGAATGGATTGGGCTCGCTGGAGTGTTTAGCATTTATGCTGTTGGTTGCATCCTCGCATGGGTATTCGTTTATCTCAAGGTTCCTGAGACAAAGGGCATGCCATTAGAAGTTATTTctgagtattttgcacttggtaCTATCAAATCGGCCGAACCTGTTGAGATTACCGCCGCCGCTTCCGCCAACGAAAGCACGCAAAATTGA